The genomic stretch atagcattctcctgctttgtgggcatcaattatttacattttcagagtgctaggcagctgcttagaggagcccatggctactgattgttgggacaaggtttgaggagtcaaagtatttgtaaagctttgaaatttgcatcacctggcctttccaaacaatgattgtgaacaagccatagccctaacaagctaattaaggtctgagacctcggtaaaagttatctgagagctaaaatctcttggggtgcccaaacttttgcatggtgctcctttcctttctttccactctaaaattgtgcaaaacataaataatacacatatcttgcttaaaatgttgaaaagaatgctAAGTCTTAAGCAACTTAATGTGCGGTAACATCAATGTACTGATATTAATAACTTTACCAAGTATTCAAAAGATTACCTTTGTGTTAGCAGCTGTTGTGCCGAAATTTGACTCCCTGCCAGATTCTGACTCTCCGCTACATAATTGGCCCTTATCCCTAAAGTCCACCCCTacacccaaccctaaccctaaccatcatTGGTCCATACTGCTAAAGCCcatccctacacctacccctaaacataaggaTATAGGGGGCACGACAGCTGCCAAGATTTTAAACAATTAAGTTACAATCACCCCATTTATAACAGTACAATCTATGATTTTGTTTTACCATATTTATTTAGAACACAGCTTAAGTAAAACTTCTCCCAGAAATATTTAAGTTTTCATGTTGTTTCACTCGCATTTTCAGTGCTGTACATTATAGATTTATATTATTTGACAATGCAAAAGCAATGTTTATCCAGTGTATTTTGATGCACCTCCTATTCAAATGTTCTAACCTTTCAGTGTTTTAACATTTTGTGTAATAGCCTATTGTTATATGAGGTACTCAATCTCATCCTGTACATGGCCTGCTTTGATGGAATCGGTCACCCAAGACTCTCGAATGATTTTGAACTTCCTAGTATAAAGTCGTCTCAGTGTCTTTAAGTCCAGTGTCCTTCCTTCACCTTCGACTATGACGTGTGATATTCCTTCCTTCCATTTCTCGACGACTGTACCACCATGGAATCGAAATTCCAAGGCTCGTGTGTCCAAACATGTACCTCGGATAATGCTTTTTGGATTTCCCAAGTCAGCACACCGGTCAAAGTATGCAATATAAGGCCTAAACATGCTAGTGGGCAAGTCATCCCAGGCGTACGTTGCTTCTACCTGTGTCACAGACGGAACCTCGGCTTCTATGGGGCCAATCCTTCCAAAGACTTCCCTGAGCTGCTGTTCATCTGTGTCAACATAATAACTGTCTCCATACAAATCATACTCTTTGGCAAAGTGCTCTCTTGTGGAGGGTGACATGTGGATCATGTGACGTGGTTGCCATGGTATAACCTGTTTATTTTCCAGACACTCTACAAGCCAAGCAGCCCACACCACATCATGCTGGTCTGAGGAGATGAGGTTCTTTACTCTCATGTTCTGCACAGCAGCAATCACACAATATGTGTCCTTTCCAGGGTTCTGCACAACAATGCCTCCACAGCGGGCGATGCCCTTCTCAAGCTCTGCCTTAGAATGGTTATCATTGCCATTTATCACACAAAACTCTACGTCTTCAAACATATCTATCTCTTTTGTGACTGCTGATAAATCTTGAGATTTGAAGTGGTCAATGACACCAATGGTCTTCTTCGGCTTGGCCACAAGTTTGCGCTTCTTCTTTTCCGGCTGCTCGTCTTGGATGAGTAAATGTCGGGATGCCAGCTTTCCTGAAGCCTTGGAGCGGAACTGACTCAGTTCAGTCAAGGTCATGCAATGATGCCACTCTTTGTCCTCTTTGATTCTTTCTATTCTGGGGAAACGTAATGTGCAGTTGGTCCTATACATGTCACTAGAAACAATCTCTGCTGCTTTGACTTGTATGATCACAGAGTTTCGTGGTTCTATGTACACCTCTGGTTTCTCTGTCCCACACAAGATGGCTGCTGGAGGATTGTTTTTGTTGTAAACTTTCCAATGTTTGGCTAACTTCAGGCCAAGATCATAAAGTTCTTTCAGAGTGTAGCCTGAACCAATGCGACAGATAGTGTGGAATACTGTGGGCTTCTCCCCAGGACTTGGCACCTCTGCAACCGCACAGAGAAAATGAGAGAGCATCCCACTTCTCCTACCTTTACCCCAGTAGCCTCCCACTATCAACAGATCGAGTTCATCCATCAGACCATCCACATACTCTGGCTTAATTTTCAGCCATCCTTCACCACGTTTATCTGGTTTGTAGATGGACATGGGGTCCTTAACCATAATTCCCTCTTCCCGATTGTCAATGGCTTCATTGAGAGCATTCACTACTTCTTGCATAGTTCTACCTTCAGATTTAGAGACCAGCTGGATACGGCCTTTGATGGGGGTGAAAACAGTGTGAAGAGTTTCATAGCGCTTCTTGAGAGATTCATTTCCAAACTTCTGGTTGTTTACTAACAGGATATCAAAGACGCAAAAACAGGTTTGCAAGTCAGAATCATCCATTAGCCTTTTGATGTCGAACTTACTGCCTTTCTGCATAAAGGTCTCAGTTTTAGGGTTATAAGCCATCATTTCTCCATCCAGTATGCAGTTCACCACATTAGGTTTGAAGACATTGTGAATGTATGGTGTGAGGGAGCCCTCAAGTGGTGAGGCCCCAAACTGTTGCGTGTACTCATGAGCGTTCCTTGTATAGTATTTGTATACATCTCCAGCTTTGTGTAACTGAATGCGTTCACCATCAAACTTTGTCTCAATGTAGAATGGCCGGTTGCCCATTTGCTTCTCTATTTGTCTGATATTGGCAACTGCAGCCAGCattggtttaaaagcagaaaataGATCAACAGACACCTCACTGAGGGACACTGCTGGATCGTGAAGTTGTATGCACACTTTATTCAGATCTGTGGTGACACTGTAGAGTTCTGGTGCATCTGGATGAAAAACCTGAAGGACTGTTTCCTTGCTAATGCCAAGCTTCATGTCCTTGAGGATCATTCTAATGAGCCACTTTTGTTCCAAAGCTGAGCTCTGAGTTATCAGATCCAAAAGGCTTTTCTTCACCTGATCCTTCTGTTTACTGGTATTGTTGATAGCTACAGAATCCAAAAAGTCATTCACTTCTTTAATGGTTAAATTACCCTGACTTGGGCACCTTTTCTTCAGGACAAAGAAAGCTGTAAGGGCAAAGTCACCTGCTTCCCCTTGAGATGTGGTCGGGGCTCTgtaatttaaaagtttgtttgccTCAGGTCCATTTTTAGGTAGACCTAAAACCTCAATATAAAGTTTGGCTAGCATGCTTTCTTTTATACCATAAGCCATTCGCTCTCGCTCAAATGGAGGCACAATGAGACGCATGGCTGGATAAAATGAATCTTTGGTGCTGGGATTGTCTTTGTGAAGTGCTGCATGGAAGTTCCTCCAAGAATCAATAAATTCCTTTAGGATTTTGGCTTTATCTGGTCGGAGTTTGGCCTTTTGAATATTCTCCAGAACTGAGCAGAGGTCGTTAAATGGAACTCGTGCAGCAACAGAGGCCTGTGGTGTGGCATCACTCTTTGAGGCACCTTCCATCATTGCCGATGACACCTCTTAGAGAAAAACAACCAAAGACAGAGTTTAGCTAAGGGAGTTTTGATTTATGAGCGTTTTACTAGTACAAGTAAATAATTGCTTGGAAACAGAATatatgaattgcattttaattGTATATGAATGATTTTCTCAATTTACCCTCAGGGAGCAATAAAGTAGGATTTAACAGCCCCTTTTGatattattttctcccaaaacactaactAGCAACAAACATCATTTAAGAATTTACCTAAACTCCTATTTGTATGCAGTGCAAAATGTTTCATATTCATGTTTGCAGTGACAAAAGATTGAATTTGATGCCATTTGAGCTAAcagtttaaaattgtttaaatgttgCAGATTTATATAGCTTATGGGAATCCCTGAAACTATCACATACATTGTGAGACAAAAGACTTgtcaacatttttttcatttttgtaaaataagcAAATGAAGGATAGTTTTTGGGATAAAAAGCCGAAATATGGGGCGAAAGGTCCCCCATGAAAAGACCCACTCTGGTTATAATGGCCACCCAAAACACTGTTATGCAGGTAAGAGGGGGAAAAAGCAGAATGCCCAAACTGTAATATCAAATTGTTTTTCGTAAATATTTGTTAAGAAGGATTGGCAAAGTGGGGCCACATTAACAACCACAATCTGCCTTTACTAACTGCTCCAAGAGGTACATGTTCATTTACTAAAAGCAGAAtaatacagttcatacaaaatatttagTTGTAGTGGCCAAAAGACAAAATCAGAAAACTGGTgcattattattttgaatatgtATTTCAAATATCTTTCTATATTAATAGCATTTGCATATGGTAACATTATTTAGCAAATTATCATATCACCATTGCCCCTCTGCGCTATATTCGtgatttttaatcaaaacaaacctttttttcttttctttttttcttcatttattgatGATTTATACAGACTAACGATTGAAAAGGATGCAATGCAAAAAGACATCCGTATTTCAATAAATAACACAAACGGATTATATTTACAAAAGAGTTGCGCGTGTTCTAATTTTTATGGTAATGGCCTGTGTAGCATTTAACCATTAGCGAGATTTTATTGATAAATTCAAATGTGTTATTTTGGCTAATAAACAATACTACTAACGTACtagaaaacatgaaaaataaaaaataaatgtactaaCCTGTAAATGAAGGATTGTACTTTTGAAACGACAGTATCTTGTTGTAGTTCTGAAGTCCTCAACTTCCGTGTTATTTATAGCGACGTTTAAACGGTTCCCGGAgccatttgtttatttaataaataaacaattacatttgTATCGAGAGTTAATGTGATTTCATCAACTTATTTGccgtgttatgttatgttatgttatgttatgttatgttatgttattaatacatcatgtaaaaaaataaataaataaaaataaaaaaaacatgtaatttgAGCTACAGGATGACTTTTGATGTAACACCACAGATTCATTGCAACACGAGGAAATGACGACTTTCttcttctacttttttttttttattatttatttatttttttgtggatagAGAGCCATAGGCatataccgccacctactgtttATTGTGCAATCAACAGTATCTGTCCGATGCCTCTGCCTTGATTACAATATAGGCTAGACCAGTATCTGCAGGCAATAAAACCTTACATTAATTTTCACATTTCCCAGCGACTGAAGTACTTTGTACAGTGTATATATCAATCAGCATGTTTGATGTCAGAAGAGACTACTGAGGGGCCAACAGAGAATCAGAGCAAATAATCTTTTCTGGCCATCTCTTCCACCCATTGAAGCCCTAATAACAATTAAACTTATTAACCAGAATATAATGACGATAAATATAACAGCCTTTTGATGTATGAATTAAACTTTTGGATGAAAACACCAATACCAGTGTACTGTAAGTGGTGCATTAGGTTCATCTGTGTATATAGTTCTCTACCAGTACTGAGACACCTCTTTATTGATTGTCCACCCAA from Myxocyprinus asiaticus isolate MX2 ecotype Aquarium Trade chromosome 7, UBuf_Myxa_2, whole genome shotgun sequence encodes the following:
- the lig4 gene encoding DNA ligase 4 — encoded protein: MMEGASKSDATPQASVAARVPFNDLCSVLENIQKAKLRPDKAKILKEFIDSWRNFHAALHKDNPSTKDSFYPAMRLIVPPFERERMAYGIKESMLAKLYIEVLGLPKNGPEANKLLNYRAPTTSQGEAGDFALTAFFVLKKRCPSQGNLTIKEVNDFLDSVAINNTSKQKDQVKKSLLDLITQSSALEQKWLIRMILKDMKLGISKETVLQVFHPDAPELYSVTTDLNKVCIQLHDPAVSLSEVSVDLFSAFKPMLAAVANIRQIEKQMGNRPFYIETKFDGERIQLHKAGDVYKYYTRNAHEYTQQFGASPLEGSLTPYIHNVFKPNVVNCILDGEMMAYNPKTETFMQKGSKFDIKRLMDDSDLQTCFCVFDILLVNNQKFGNESLKKRYETLHTVFTPIKGRIQLVSKSEGRTMQEVVNALNEAIDNREEGIMVKDPMSIYKPDKRGEGWLKIKPEYVDGLMDELDLLIVGGYWGKGRRSGMLSHFLCAVAEVPSPGEKPTVFHTICRIGSGYTLKELYDLGLKLAKHWKVYNKNNPPAAILCGTEKPEVYIEPRNSVIIQVKAAEIVSSDMYRTNCTLRFPRIERIKEDKEWHHCMTLTELSQFRSKASGKLASRHLLIQDEQPEKKKRKLVAKPKKTIGVIDHFKSQDLSAVTKEIDMFEDVEFCVINGNDNHSKAELEKGIARCGGIVVQNPGKDTYCVIAAVQNMRVKNLISSDQHDVVWAAWLVECLENKQVIPWQPRHMIHMSPSTREHFAKEYDLYGDSYYVDTDEQQLREVFGRIGPIEAEVPSVTQVEATYAWDDLPTSMFRPYIAYFDRCADLGNPKSIIRGTCLDTRALEFRFHGGTVVEKWKEGISHVIVEGEGRTLDLKTLRRLYTRKFKIIRESWVTDSIKAGHVQDEIEYLI